In the genome of Vicia villosa cultivar HV-30 ecotype Madison, WI unplaced genomic scaffold, Vvil1.0 ctg.000351F_1_1, whole genome shotgun sequence, one region contains:
- the LOC131627175 gene encoding glutathione S-transferase T3-like, which yields MDPNHFHYQQAMFNFMQNYQNPNPQNSQIPPMPPFSTQVPPFSTQVPPFSTQVGTENEERVVVKKKSREQFTRDEDILLIQSWLNVSKDPIVGVDQKAESFWVRVAANYNQYRGESREKLKGQLKCRWHRINGLVQKFVGCYKQAVNGKKSGTSENDVMAAANAFFA from the coding sequence ATGGATCCTAATCATTTTCATTATCAACAAGCTATGTTCAATTTcatgcaaaattatcaaaatcctaatcctcaaaattctcaaattccACCGATGCCACCATTTTCTACTCAAGTTCCACCATTTTCTACTCAAGTTCCACCATTTTCTACTCAAGTTGGTACTGAAAATGAAGAAAgggttgttgttaaaaaaaaatctcGAGAGCAATTTACAAGGGATGAAGATATACTACTTATCCAATCATGGCTCAATGTTTCAAAGGATCCAATTGTGGGAGTTGATCAAAAGGCTGAGAGTTTTTGGGTAAGAGTCGCTGCCAATTATAACCAGTATCGTGGGGAATCGCGGGAAAAGTTAAAGGGACAATTAAAATGTCGATGGCATCGAATAAATGGCTTGGTTCAAAAATTTGTTGGGTGTTACAAACAAGCTGTTAATGGAAAGAAAAGTGGGACATCGGAGAACGATGTCATGGCTGCTGCAAATGCATTTTTTGCTTAG